The proteins below come from a single Sorghum bicolor cultivar BTx623 chromosome 4, Sorghum_bicolor_NCBIv3, whole genome shotgun sequence genomic window:
- the LOC8072619 gene encoding ubiquitin carboxyl-terminal hydrolase 3: MAKLARSPTASPPAAAADRHRSAAGSGLRSLASAASGWFDRWAVMGSGLSKLERAFGDQFPEGERYFGLENFGNTCYCNSVLQALYYCAPFREQLLEYYSKNRNLEDAEENLLTCLADLFSQISASKKKTGVIAPKRFIQMVRKLNEYFRGYMHQDAHEFLNFLLNEIVDILEKESSSAKDSPGTTSPEKVSNGATVDEVRKEPLVTWVHKSFQGTLTNETRCLMCETITAKDETFFDLSVDIEQNSSLTSCLKNFFSTETLNADDKFFCDKCCSLQEAEKRMKIKKVPQTLVIHLKRFKFIEQLNRNKKLSYRVVYPLELKLSSSSSDAVADCEYSLFAVVVHLGSGPNQGHYVAKIKSHDHWLSFDDDNVEMIPESTLQTFYGSSREYSGNTDHGYILFYERIGGNGDEKTDSSDGV; the protein is encoded by the exons ATGGCGAAGCTGGCGCGATCGCCAACGGCCtccccgccggcggcggccgcggataGGCACCGCTCCGCGGCCGGGTCGGGGCTCCGGTCCCTCGCCAGCGCCGCCTCCGGGTGGTTTGACCGGTGGGCGGTCATGGGTTCCGGACTCTCCAAGCTCGAAAGGGCCTTCGGCGACCAGTTCCCCGAGGGCGAGCGCTACTTCGGGCTCGAGAACTTCGGCAACACCTGCTACTGCAACAGCGTCCTCCAG GCACTGTATTATTGTGCTCCATTCCGGGAGCAGTTGCTGGAATACTATAGCAAAAACAGAAATCTCGAAGATGCTGAAGAAAATTTGTTGACCTGCCTAGCAGATCTTTTTTCACAG ATAAGTGCATCAAAGAAAAAGACTGGTGTTATTGCTCCAAAACGTTTCATTCAAATGGTTAGGAAACTAAATGAATATTTTCGTGGCTACATGCATCAG GATGCCCATGAGTTTTTGAATTTCTTACTGAATGAAATTGTTGATATTCTGGAAAAAGAGTCTAGTTCTGCAAAGGATTCTCCTGGGACCACGTCTCCTGAAAAGGTCTCAAATGGGGCAACTGTTGATGAAGTTAGAAAAGAACCACTGGTTACATGGGTACATAAGAGTTTTCAG GGTACTTTGACCAATGAAACCAGATGCTTAATGTGTGAGACAATCACCGCAAAGGATGAGACATTTTTTGACTTGAGCGTTGACATTGAACAGAATAGTTCACTCACAAGCTGCCTGAAGAATTTCTTTTCTACTGAGACTTTAAATGCGGATGACAAGTTCTTCTGTGACAAGTGCTGCAG TTTGCAAGAAGCAGAGAAGAGAATGAAGATAAAAAAGGTGCCACAAACATTGGTGATCCACCTAAAGCGCTTCAAGTTCATCGAGCAGCTTAACCGGAACAAGAAGCTGTCGTACCGAGTAGTGTACCCCTTGGAGCTTAAGCTCAGCAGCAGCTCCAGTGATGCCGTTGCTGACTGTGAGTACTCCCTCTTTGCCGTGGTGGTCCACCTGGGTAGCGGCCCCAACCAGGGGCACTACGTAGCCAAGATCAAGAGCCATGACCATTGGCTGTCGTTCGATGATGACAATGTCGAGATGATCCCGGAGTCCACCCTACAGACGTTCTATGGCTCTTCTCGTGAATATTCGGGCAACACGGATCATGGCTACATCTTGTTCTACGAGCGCATTGGTGGGAATGGAGATGAGAAGACCGACTCTTCCGATGGAGTGTGA
- the LOC8068937 gene encoding sugar transport protein 5 isoform X1, with amino-acid sequence MSSGVLKMQSSVMAFFPSVATAKLELNSLYRKYVDMFGISLNNSTVGCHLTRKMAHLPVLLIDRTFFSTGSAIQSIATSYGALIRRWLLNRTSVVQHTLISSAMNSLSWCGSLPFFVSIGVLITKLCDCTMTPNRFCGRQCILSHSANLRGESVLVMDNNELGNDQSFLSSFLGRKRDYVVLALQCICYPACLKVVDVPHKKLSFSRQWIRTGHDTSAIWRIMARNEQYLACMIVLAALQVFLRLTRVNVTILFLPMLSRAISSRSSPAVIGNIVLVLVNSCGVLGSALSVKQLGREVTFAISAIVMVICQVAIPLILEVQIGVGGGTRMPMGYTTAMFVLTCVVSCGLSWSWGSFFWTFPGRKVHSAGQVLAMAVNLGVCFAQMQYFLLVLCRLKNATLAYYALWIWS; translated from the exons ATGTCATCAG GTGTTCTCAAAATGCAGTCATCTGTGATGGCGTTCTTCCCTAGTGTTGCCACAGCAAAACTGGAGCTGAATTCTCTGTACAGGAAATATGTGGACATGTTTGGTATATCGTTAAACAACTCTACCGTTGGCTGCCATCTCACCCGCAAAATGGCGCACCTTCCTGTTCTGTTGATCGATCGTACATTTTTCAGTACTGGTTCTGCTATTCAGAGTATTGCCACCAGCTACGGAGCTCTTATTCGTAGGTGGTTACTGAACAGAACTTCTGTTGTACAG CACACGCTGATTTCCAGTGCTATGAACTCACTGTCTTGGTGTGGCTCCTTGCCATTCTTTGTCAGCATTGGTGTTCTAATCACCAAGCTCTGTGACTGCACTATGACCCCGAACCGTTTTTGTGGTCGGCAATGCATCCTTAGTCATAGTGCTAACCTCCGTGGAGAATCAGTTTTGGTCATGGACAATAATGAACTGGGCAATGATCAGAGCTTCTTATCAAGTTTCCTTGGGCGCAAGCGAGATTATGTCGTCCTAGCGCTTCAGTGCATCTGTTACCCTGCTTGTCTGAAGGTTGTTGATGTCCCCCACAAGAAGCTCAGCTTCAGCAGGCAGTGGATACGGACTGGCCATGACACAAGTGCAATTTGGAGGATCATGGCAAGGAATGAACAATACTTGGCATGCATGATAGTCCTGGCAGCCTTGCAAGTTTTCCTGCGGCTAACCAGAGTGAATGTTACCATTCTGTTCTTGCCAATGCTGTCCCGAGCCATAAGTTCCAGGAGCAGCCCAGCAGTGATCGGTAACATCGTGCTGGTTTTGGTGAACTCCTGTGGAGTTCTTGGATCTGCACTTTCAGTGAAACAGCTTGGCAGGGAGGTGACGTTCGCCATCAGTGCCATCGTGATGGTAATTTGCCAG GTCGCAATTCCATTGATCCTAGAAGTTCAGATCGGAGTTGGTGGTGGAACTCGCATGCCGATGGGTTACACAACAGCGATGTTCGTCCTGACTTGTGTTGTCTCCTGCGGCCTCAGCTGGTCATGGGGTTCATTCTTCTGGACCTTCCCTGGTAGGAAGGTTCACTCGGCTGGACAGGTTCTGGCCATGGCTGTGAACCTGGGCGTCTGCTTCGCCCAGATGCAGTACTTCCTGCTGGTGCTATGCAGGCTGAAGAACGCCACTCTTGCCTACTATGCACTGTGGATCTGGTCATGA
- the LOC8068937 gene encoding uncharacterized protein LOC8068937 isoform X2: protein MQSSVMAFFPSVATAKLELNSLYRKYVDMFGISLNNSTVGCHLTRKMAHLPVLLIDRTFFSTGSAIQSIATSYGALIRRWLLNRTSVVQHTLISSAMNSLSWCGSLPFFVSIGVLITKLCDCTMTPNRFCGRQCILSHSANLRGESVLVMDNNELGNDQSFLSSFLGRKRDYVVLALQCICYPACLKVVDVPHKKLSFSRQWIRTGHDTSAIWRIMARNEQYLACMIVLAALQVFLRLTRVNVTILFLPMLSRAISSRSSPAVIGNIVLVLVNSCGVLGSALSVKQLGREVTFAISAIVMVICQVAIPLILEVQIGVGGGTRMPMGYTTAMFVLTCVVSCGLSWSWGSFFWTFPGRKVHSAGQVLAMAVNLGVCFAQMQYFLLVLCRLKNATLAYYALWIWS, encoded by the exons ATGCAGTCATCTGTGATGGCGTTCTTCCCTAGTGTTGCCACAGCAAAACTGGAGCTGAATTCTCTGTACAGGAAATATGTGGACATGTTTGGTATATCGTTAAACAACTCTACCGTTGGCTGCCATCTCACCCGCAAAATGGCGCACCTTCCTGTTCTGTTGATCGATCGTACATTTTTCAGTACTGGTTCTGCTATTCAGAGTATTGCCACCAGCTACGGAGCTCTTATTCGTAGGTGGTTACTGAACAGAACTTCTGTTGTACAG CACACGCTGATTTCCAGTGCTATGAACTCACTGTCTTGGTGTGGCTCCTTGCCATTCTTTGTCAGCATTGGTGTTCTAATCACCAAGCTCTGTGACTGCACTATGACCCCGAACCGTTTTTGTGGTCGGCAATGCATCCTTAGTCATAGTGCTAACCTCCGTGGAGAATCAGTTTTGGTCATGGACAATAATGAACTGGGCAATGATCAGAGCTTCTTATCAAGTTTCCTTGGGCGCAAGCGAGATTATGTCGTCCTAGCGCTTCAGTGCATCTGTTACCCTGCTTGTCTGAAGGTTGTTGATGTCCCCCACAAGAAGCTCAGCTTCAGCAGGCAGTGGATACGGACTGGCCATGACACAAGTGCAATTTGGAGGATCATGGCAAGGAATGAACAATACTTGGCATGCATGATAGTCCTGGCAGCCTTGCAAGTTTTCCTGCGGCTAACCAGAGTGAATGTTACCATTCTGTTCTTGCCAATGCTGTCCCGAGCCATAAGTTCCAGGAGCAGCCCAGCAGTGATCGGTAACATCGTGCTGGTTTTGGTGAACTCCTGTGGAGTTCTTGGATCTGCACTTTCAGTGAAACAGCTTGGCAGGGAGGTGACGTTCGCCATCAGTGCCATCGTGATGGTAATTTGCCAG GTCGCAATTCCATTGATCCTAGAAGTTCAGATCGGAGTTGGTGGTGGAACTCGCATGCCGATGGGTTACACAACAGCGATGTTCGTCCTGACTTGTGTTGTCTCCTGCGGCCTCAGCTGGTCATGGGGTTCATTCTTCTGGACCTTCCCTGGTAGGAAGGTTCACTCGGCTGGACAGGTTCTGGCCATGGCTGTGAACCTGGGCGTCTGCTTCGCCCAGATGCAGTACTTCCTGCTGGTGCTATGCAGGCTGAAGAACGCCACTCTTGCCTACTATGCACTGTGGATCTGGTCATGA
- the LOC110434820 gene encoding putative pumilio homolog 7, chloroplastic encodes MADGNRSAKGKSVIVDNDYEIGSTSGHKQGSHGDFNSCYDSHGGSRAAHDNGYSAHLLPTNFDDNNMFSTFSLPLPLPLTIAPTYYQHVDPGYYELVTGHSGGGTTTSFPYANGGGGGGASFPSPHLGDGIGLHYAPHHAHAPNSRRSSSPLPWSMEQIDSFIGNSLRSLSIRDRVDSLLAHGGRRRLSEFMNNLQEPQDLVGTEDDDGQNHPRRGVLNSNADQLYVGRRLEDVRGAMSSVARNTPGCRFLVRMVAEGGAAAAQQVLHEVAGDVLRLMVHADGHALVEALVQHLTDDHMACVLQILDAASPAQIVAVARNHQGSNILQALIGRIAGNPGHAEFFTRTLARVGERGVLSLSSSLSPWQCLSTACAVTGRHGCHVMIKCIDMAGVDGEMWSSLVHAVCWDGFALAEHAYGNYVVQHVLRCVPQARASLHAAFRGRYVSLSTQMASSHVVQLCLELFSPEQADEIVGELLGCHHHQHWGCTFQQLISDRFANFVLQTAMERSEIQMHDRLLDAITVHSDELR; translated from the exons ATGGCAGATGGGAATCGATCTGCCAAAGGGAAATCCGTCATCGTCGACAACGACTACGAGATCGGCAGCACCAGCGGCCATAAGCAGGGAAGCCATGGAGACTTCAACAGCTGCTATGACAGCCATGGCGGTAGCCGCGCCGCGCATGATAATGGCTATAGCGCCCACTTATTACCAACGAACTTTGACGATAACAACATGTTCAGCACATTCTCTTTGCCTTTGCCTTTGCCTTTGACGATAGCGCCCACTTATTACCAACACGTAGATCCGGGCTACTACGAGCTAGTGACCGGCCACAGCGGCGGTGGTACTACAACATCCTTCCCTTATgccaacggcggcggcggcggcggcgcaagcTTCCCCTCGCCTCACCTAGGTGATGGCATTGGCTTGCACTACGCGCCCCATCATGCGCATGCACCCAACAGCAGGCGTTCAAGCTCGCCTCTCCCGTGGTCCATGGAACAAATCGAcagcttcatcggcaactcactacGATCTCTCAGCATCCGCGACCGCGTCGACAGCCTCCTCGCTCACGGTGGCCGCCGTCGGCTGTCGGAGTTTATGAACAACCTGCAGGAGCCGCAAGATCTGGTCGGCACTGAGGATGACGACGGGCAAAATCATCCTCGGCGTGGCGTCTTGAACAGCAACGCCGACCAGTTGTACGTGGGGAGGAGGCTGGAGGACGTGAGGGGCGCCATGAGTAGCGTCGCCAGAAACACCCCCGGCTGCCGGTTCCTGGTCCGGATGGTGGCGgagggcggcgccgccgccgcgcagcAGGTGCTCCACGAGGTCGCCGGCGATGTCCTCAGGCTCATGGTCCACGCCGACGGCCACGCGCTCGTCGAGGCGTTGGTGCAGCACTTGACTGACGACCATATGGCGTGCGTGCTCCAGATCCTCGACGCCGCGTCCCCCGCTCAGATCGTCGCGGTTGCAAGAAACCATCAAGG GTCCAACATCCTTCAGGCGCTGATCGGCAGAATAGCTGGGAATCCCGGTCACGCAGAGTTTTTCACCAGGACCCTCGCCCGCGTCGGCGAGAGGGGCGTGCTCTCcctcag TTCATCACTGTCGCCATGGCAATGTCTCTCCACCGCGTGTGCCGTGACCGGCCGGCACGGCTGCCACGTGATGATCAAATGCATCGACATGGCCGGCGTCGACGGGGAGATGTGGAGCTCGCTCGTACACGCCGTGTGCTGGGACGGCTTTGCGCTCGCGGAGCATGCCTACGG GAACTACGTGGTGCAGCACGTGCTCAGGTGCGTGCCCCAGGCGAGGGCCTCCCTGCACGCCGCGTTCCGGGGCCGGTACGTGAGCCTGTCCACGCAGATGGCCAGCAGCCACGTGGTGCAGCTATGCCTGGAGCTCTTCTCCCCGGAGCAGGCCGACGAGATCGTCGGGGAGCTGCTTGGatgccaccaccaccagcactGGGGCTGCACCTTTCAGCAGCTCATCAGCGACCGTTTTGCTAACTTTGTCTTGCAGACTGCTATGGAACGTTCAGAG ATACAAATGCACGATAGGCTGCTAGATGCTATCACCGTGCACAGTGATGAACTCCGGTAA